A genomic window from Methanobacterium sp. BRmetb2 includes:
- a CDS encoding UDP-N-acetylglucosamine 2-epimerase (non-hydrolyzing), producing MKIITVLGARPQFIKAALVSNELRKNNEEIIIHTGQHYNIELSEIFFKEMGIPQPDYNLEVGSGSHAAQTAKMMIKLEEKFQEESPDMVLLYGDTNSTLAAAITASKLNLPIAHVEAGPRMYDKSVPEEVNRIITDHISTLLFAPTPYAAENLYKEGLKDAVHLTGDVMLDLFQFFSKKADESSSILEELGLDRGEYILTTIHRARNTDSIENLKAITHAFDDLSANYKIVFPVHPRTVKYLNEYGLYDALQENPNIQLIKPVGYLDMNILTRNACRIVTDSGGLQKEAFFARVPCITIDSSTGWPETVLEGWNTIFTESKNNFLDKDEIINVVDVFNPKGQYENVFGNGQASKKICKILESYGEN from the coding sequence ATGAAGATAATAACTGTATTAGGTGCAAGACCTCAGTTTATTAAGGCTGCTCTGGTATCAAATGAGTTGAGAAAGAACAATGAAGAAATTATTATTCACACTGGTCAGCATTATAACATTGAACTTTCTGAAATATTTTTCAAGGAAATGGGAATACCCCAACCAGATTATAATCTGGAGGTTGGATCTGGTTCACATGCGGCCCAAACCGCGAAGATGATGATTAAACTGGAGGAAAAATTCCAGGAAGAATCACCCGACATGGTACTTTTGTATGGGGATACCAACTCCACTCTGGCTGCAGCAATCACTGCTTCCAAATTGAACCTTCCTATAGCTCACGTGGAAGCTGGTCCCCGTATGTATGATAAATCGGTTCCAGAAGAGGTGAACCGTATTATAACTGACCATATATCCACCCTACTTTTTGCCCCCACACCCTATGCAGCAGAAAATCTTTATAAAGAAGGATTAAAGGATGCAGTACACTTGACGGGAGATGTAATGTTAGATCTCTTCCAATTCTTCTCAAAAAAGGCAGATGAATCTTCAAGTATATTGGAAGAACTGGGATTGGATAGGGGTGAGTATATATTAACCACCATTCACCGGGCTAGGAATACTGATTCAATTGAAAACTTGAAAGCCATAACCCATGCATTTGATGACCTTTCAGCTAATTATAAAATTGTTTTTCCAGTTCATCCCCGTACAGTAAAATATCTGAATGAATATGGATTATATGATGCTCTACAGGAAAATCCTAATATTCAATTAATAAAACCAGTAGGATATTTGGACATGAATATACTAACTCGAAATGCCTGTAGGATTGTCACTGATTCTGGTGGTTTGCAAAAAGAAGCATTTTTTGCCAGAGTACCCTGTATCACAATAGATTCTTCTACTGGATGGCCTGAAACTGTACTGGAAGGATGGAACACAATTTTCACTGAAAGTAAAAATAACTTTTTGGATAAAGATGAAATAATAAATGTAGTGGATGTTTTTAATCCAAAAGGACAGTACGAAAATGTTTTTGGTAATGGGCAGGCATCAAAGAAAATATGCAAGATACTAGAAAGTTATGGAGAAAATTAA
- a CDS encoding UDP-N-acetyl-D-glucosamine dehydrogenase translates to MSWVADLRDKVNDESAVVGIVGLGYVGLPLAVSFSKKFKVIGYNNKPEKVEILQQGKSYIEDVKDEDLNLNSFHPTSDYQKLEKCDFIIIAVPTPLREDKSPDLSYIENAGETLGKILHKGQFVILKSTTYPGTTEDFLAPILEETSNLKVGEDFGLAYSPERVDPGNKKYKIENTANVVGGLTPEFTSICKMLFEDVTGNVIEVKDCKTAEAVKMIENIFRNVNIALVNELSLIFEKMDIDLWESIEAAKTKPYGFMPFYPGPGVGGHCIPLDPYYLSYRAKHFGIIPRFIETAGEINDFMPIHTVNLAKKGLKKIDKKLRGSKILVLGMAYKSNISDTRESPAVNIIEELKEAGSQVKVYDPHTSCIKTRYGPFHSEKDLKTSLKWADCAIIVTDHDAFIENPTMINMVKKDEIIIVDTRNALKLKTDESDYYIKL, encoded by the coding sequence ATGAGTTGGGTTGCTGATTTAAGAGATAAAGTTAATGATGAATCTGCAGTTGTGGGTATTGTGGGTTTAGGTTATGTTGGTTTGCCTTTAGCTGTTTCTTTTTCAAAAAAATTCAAAGTAATAGGATATAATAATAAACCGGAAAAGGTAGAGATTCTCCAGCAGGGAAAATCATACATCGAGGATGTGAAAGATGAAGATCTGAATTTAAACTCATTCCACCCCACCAGTGATTACCAAAAGTTGGAAAAATGTGATTTTATAATTATAGCGGTTCCCACTCCATTGCGTGAAGATAAGAGTCCGGATTTATCTTATATTGAGAATGCTGGTGAAACATTGGGTAAAATTCTCCACAAAGGCCAGTTTGTGATATTAAAAAGCACAACCTACCCGGGCACCACCGAAGATTTCCTGGCACCCATCCTGGAAGAGACCAGTAACCTGAAAGTAGGTGAAGATTTTGGATTAGCCTACTCTCCAGAAAGGGTTGATCCCGGAAACAAAAAATACAAAATTGAAAACACAGCTAATGTGGTGGGTGGATTAACTCCAGAATTTACCAGCATATGTAAAATGCTTTTTGAAGATGTGACTGGCAACGTAATTGAAGTAAAGGATTGTAAGACGGCAGAAGCTGTGAAAATGATAGAAAATATCTTCAGAAACGTTAACATTGCACTGGTAAATGAATTATCACTCATATTTGAAAAAATGGATATTGATCTATGGGAGTCAATCGAAGCAGCCAAAACCAAACCCTATGGATTTATGCCCTTCTATCCCGGACCAGGGGTGGGAGGTCACTGCATACCACTGGATCCATACTACCTCTCTTATAGAGCCAAACACTTCGGCATAATACCCCGTTTTATTGAAACTGCCGGGGAAATAAACGACTTCATGCCCATACACACTGTGAACTTGGCCAAAAAAGGGCTTAAAAAGATAGACAAAAAGCTGCGAGGTTCCAAAATCCTGGTACTGGGCATGGCCTACAAATCCAATATCAGCGACACCCGAGAATCACCTGCAGTAAACATTATTGAAGAACTAAAAGAAGCCGGATCACAAGTAAAAGTATACGACCCGCACACAAGTTGTATAAAAACCCGATACGGACCATTCCACTCAGAAAAAGATCTGAAAACCTCCCTAAAATGGGCTGACTGTGCCATCATCGTAACTGATCATGATGCATTCATAGAAAACCCCACCATGATAAACATGGTTAAAAAAGATGAAATAATTATCGTAGACACACGCAACGCTCTAAAACTCAAAACTGATGAATCTGATTATTATATTAAGTTATAA